The genomic interval AAAGCAGTCGAAATAATCACTGACATCAAAGGTAATCATGATGACAATAAAATAGTTTTTGATAAACTTAAAAAAGAAGGACAAGTTGAATTTGTAACATTTCATCAAAACTATTCCTACGAAGATTTTATGGTAGGTATAAGGCCCGATATAGAGAATGAATCTTTACGCTTTAAGCCCTATAAAGGTATTTTTTATGAGATGGCTAAAAAAGCTAGAGAAAATTATTTTGCCTCGTTAAAAGACCAGCCCAAAGAAAAAAGCTTTCAGGATGTATTCGCAGATATCGTTAAACCACTTACCGAAAAGGGAGAGCATATAAAAATAAAAATGACATCAGGGGTCTTTTATACAATTACCGATATAAGTGACTATTCAATTTATTTCAATAAGCCTAGTGGTGACTCCCGCCACACCCTCAGCATTGATACATTGGAAGAAATCGTGGATGGGTCTAGAGAGTTTACAACTGGCTTAGGGCCTTATTACAATCCTTTAGCAGAATTAATCAGATCAAAGAAAAAGGAAAGTAATAATAATAATAATAAAGAACTAAAAAAGAATTTCGTTCTAATAATTGATGAAATAAACCGGGCAAATATTTCAAAAGTATTTGGTGAATTGATCACACTTCTGGAAGAGGATAAAAGAATCGACGCTAAAAACGAATTGCGGCTTACACTGCCAAATGGAGAAAAGGAATTTGGCATACCGCCCAATCTTTATCTTATAGGCACAATGAATACTGCTGATAAATCAATTGCTCTTATTGATATTGCACTTCGCAGAAGGTTTGAGTTTATTGGGTATTTTCCTGACTATAGTAAATTGGAAGAAGGTGATGGCGTTTTTTTAAAGCATATTAACAAGGAAATATATACACGTAAGAAATCTGCAGATTATCTCATTGGGCATGCTTATTTTATGACAGGGCTTGATACTTATACGGTCATAAAGAATAAAGTTATACCGCTGTTAATGGAGTACTTTTCCGGTAAGACAGAAGTTGTAGAAGAAATTTTAAAAAATAGCACTTGGGATATCAGCTATGATATAGAGAAATACGATTGGGTAATTCAACCATCAGTTTAATGTATATACTTTTTGAATATGGAGATCATATTTCGGTAACAGACAGAATAGGTCTGGAAATTTATCTGCATTCATTATGGCAGAATCATAAAGAGTTGTGGAAAGACCAAATGCCGGAGGCTGATGATTTGCCCAAGAGAGAATTTCAGCCATTCATTTCTTTTGATGGAGTGAGAGCAAAGGCGAATAATTTCGTTGGATTTATCCATTATGGTAATGAACTCCTTGAAATTTACCCTAAGGTTTTTCGGCAGATGCTGAATCCAAACAAAGAATTGATGCACCAGCATTTATTCTATTGGTTCAGTTATTGCAAGAAGATTAAATTCCCCTTTAATCAATCATTTCTAAATAATTTTGATTCTGATTATTTTCCTGAATTGATCATTTATTTAATCGCTAATCAAATCAATGAAGTAGTGAACACAAAACCTTATTCTGCTTATGAAGAAGTAGAAGAGGCATTGTTGATGCCCAGAGGAAAAATTAATTTCGGTCGTTACACAAGAAATCTCGCTTTCGGTAAAAGCCAATATATAGATTGTGATTATGAACCTTTCGTTTATGATAACAAAGTAAATAGAGTTATTAAATATTGTGTTCGCCTTTTATTGTCAAAGACGGTGGTGCCCGAAACTCAGAGAATTCTAAATGGAACTATTAATGTATTGGATGAGGTTGAAGATCAGGTTTGTTCTATAACTCAATTGAACCAGATAAAGATTCCGACATTATTCGTGGATTATGAAGATGTTATGCATTCTTGTAGAATGATCATCGAAAATCAGGTTTATTCATATGTGGAATATGAAATGAAGAACTGGAGTGTATTATTTCCTATGGAATATATTTTTGAAGATTTCATTAGTGGGTTCTTAAAGAAACATTTTAATCAGGAGTTTGATATAGAGTCACAGAAATCTGAACTCTATCTTCATCAGGATCCCCAGACATTTAACTTGCAGCACGATATTCTATTGACTAATAGAAAAACTAAAGAAAAAATAATTATTGATACTAAGTATAAACCCCGATGGGGTTTATCTGTATCAGATAAAAAGAAGGGAGTTTCTCAATCTGACATGTATCAAATGATAAGTTATGCCTATCGCAGAGGCACAGACAAGGTGATCTTATTGTATCCCAATACTTCAGATAAACTGGCAGAGGATTATATGTTCACGGTGCAAAAATCAAAGGAAAATGAGCATATAAAAATTAAAGTGGTTGACATCCCTTTTTGGTCTTCAACTGACCACAAGGAAGTTGAGTCAAAATTATTGACCAAGCTTGGCAGTGTATTACTAAGCGGATTTTAACTGGTTTTGATATTACTTTTGCCTGGTAGGTATAACAACGAAAGGGAAAGTATTATTGAGGCGGTTTTTTATATCAGGAAGAAAATAAATCTCATGGTATACCTAGTGACATTGTAGATATTTTGCCTATCAATTGTTTTACAGGACTAATACGCTTAAAGAATTCCTTTAATTGGTTCGACAATCTGCCGGCGGACTCCACCAGGTAAAAAGCCTTAGAATTTCTTAGCAGTAAGGATTTTAAGGCTTTTTTGTTTGTGTAGATTCTTTAATTTTGTCCGTACTTATCTAACAAAGTGCTGGCTTGCTTCCCCAATGCCAGTGCATCCCTGAGCCTATTGAGAAAGTGGCCCGTTCCCAGGAGCGTTTCCACCCGTTGCTGGTAGCCTGTTGTTTTGATGTGGACAAACCTTTCTCGTATTGTTTTGCTGTTATTTAAGACACCCGGCATTATCCCTGTTAATTTGTTTCAATGTTTAAGAAAATTGCCCTTCTCCTGATCCTTTTTGCAAGTGTATTTACAGATACTTCCGCTCAGTATGCAGACATGGGTAGTGGTGTTATTAAAAACCACATATGGTGGTTTAACTGGAACGGGTTTGCATTGGTTAACGGTGCATCCCGCGATTTTACTACGGACGACGGATTAAAAGTGAATATCACTTTTTCGAAAGTAAGTGGCGCCCCGCTTCCTCCAAAGGTGATGAATACATGGTCTGGAGCCGTACTCCATTACCTGTACGATTTCTCTGACCCGGCAATGATGCCTGCTTTGTATAATTACACCCAGGGAGAAGGCTCTTATTTTACCATGACTGTTACTGCTACGCGGGAGGGACAGGCGGTGCCTTTCACTTTTCTGGCTGCAGATGCAGAAGGTAGCCTTAGCCCGGTGGAATATACCACGTTTACTACCAGCGGCGGGAACTGGAGCTTCCTGGACTTCTTCAGAAATTCATCGCAGACCGGCAATCCCGTAACAGGTTGCGGTACGCAGACGATGGTAGTTTCAGATACACAAGGCTCTCTGGATGGCACTCCCTTTGGGCAGAATCCGCTCATGGCTACTGTGGCCCCGGCCAGTGGAGTACTGACTGTGGACGTAAAAATGGAAAGGACAGTGCCGGGTGGAATGGGTGTGGCATTTGCGGTGTATGCACCACTGGACAGGGGAGACCTGCCAGCCAGTTATGGATATGCAAGGCACCTGTTAAAGTATGTACGTAGCAACGGCTGTAATTTCAATCCTCCATTTCCTGCCCTCACCCAGGATGAAAGTCTGAAGCTGGGAAATATTATAGGAGATGCAGATGGCGCCGACAATATAGACGACGATCTCAATGGTGTTGATGAAGATGCTCTTACAGCATTCCCTGATTATACCGGCAATGGCACTTACAGTCTTCAACTGCCCCTTTCCAA from Chitinophaga filiformis carries:
- a CDS encoding McrC family protein yields the protein MYILFEYGDHISVTDRIGLEIYLHSLWQNHKELWKDQMPEADDLPKREFQPFISFDGVRAKANNFVGFIHYGNELLEIYPKVFRQMLNPNKELMHQHLFYWFSYCKKIKFPFNQSFLNNFDSDYFPELIIYLIANQINEVVNTKPYSAYEEVEEALLMPRGKINFGRYTRNLAFGKSQYIDCDYEPFVYDNKVNRVIKYCVRLLLSKTVVPETQRILNGTINVLDEVEDQVCSITQLNQIKIPTLFVDYEDVMHSCRMIIENQVYSYVEYEMKNWSVLFPMEYIFEDFISGFLKKHFNQEFDIESQKSELYLHQDPQTFNLQHDILLTNRKTKEKIIIDTKYKPRWGLSVSDKKKGVSQSDMYQMISYAYRRGTDKVILLYPNTSDKLAEDYMFTVQKSKENEHIKIKVVDIPFWSSTDHKEVESKLLTKLGSVLLSGF